The region TTCCATGGTCATACCTTGCTTGGATGAAGCTTATCTTTAGTAGATGTCTCTGGAAAGGCGAGTAAGTACAGTATTCTTAACACATTTTAAACTCAGTCTTACTACTGAAGGACAGCTAGGATATATACAAAATCCTTGGCTCATACTTTTTCCCATAAATTTCTATGAAAAACTCTAAtactaactgtttttcttttattttgtaagtgACTTGCCTTTTTGCTTAGAGGCCCTGAGGACTTCTTTTTTagagggtttgttttgttttgtttttttgcttttatttaggGGTTCCATTTATATAGATGTTAAATATTCTTTGCCAATTGTTTATATTTAccacttcatttttaatttttactcctttggggttttttcctatgTCTTCATTGGTACCCCTTAGATTTTCCGGTCAAATATTCCTtactttcactttaaaaaaaatctttttctttttgctgctttaatTGGGTGAGTTCCACTGCCCTGTTCTCAACCTCACTGATCTTTCCACTCTATCTAGTCTGCTGTCGAGTCCCTCTAATATATTTTTCAGTGCATTTATGGTGATCTTCAGTTATGGGACCTGTTTGCTactgttttgtgttttctatctCATTATTGTAGCTCTCACTATGCTTATCCATTCTCCTAAGTTTGGTGAGCAtctttatgattattattttgaactctttatcaGGTACCTCACTTATCTTTATCATTAAGgattttttctgagttttatcttgtttttttgttttgaacatatttctctacttctttattttacttgacTCTTTTGGTTTCTGTGTATTACATGAAACAGCCACCTCTTCCGGACTTCAAGGAGTGGCCTCATTTAGATGAGCCTTACCTTTCAACCTTGCCCTAACTCTGAGTTGTCTCTCAAACCATTAGGTGTGTACAAAGACTTGTCCATGTCCCAAGGGTGAGAATTTAAATTAAGTCAGTAGCTAAATTGAGGCTGATTGGAAGCCAGACCCGCAGGCAACAGTTTTTAAAGTATGCAAACATACAGGCCTGTGAGAACTCAAGTGTAACTTCCCCTGCTGGCCACCAGAATCAGATGACCTGAAAGTGTCCCCTCGACGCAAGTTGCAGTAACCCGGGTGCCAGAGAAGTGCATAAGCTCATTTCTAGAAGATAACAGTGAGCTGCAgcgaggcagagggagagaatgaagatGGTGCCCAGAAGACACCACCTGCAAGCCTCTATCCTGATTAAGTAACCCAGCAGGTTCCCAGATCTGTGTTTAATTAGATGCCTGcccctggtagggggtgtgcCTTAAGATAAGCGTGTGAGCCTCTTTACGTTAAAGCCTGGTGCCTCTCTGTTGGCTGCCTTTCTTCTGTACAGGCCTGTGGGGCAGGTGATTCCTTTAAGAGCCTTCACTTAGTTTGCTGTTCTTTGTGAGTCTGGTAGACATGAGCCCCCTTGGTTTTCAAAGCTAGATGTTTGGGGGGCTCATCTCAATATAGGTCTTAAAAGTTAGGATGTCCATTATGGGGTTCAGACCCTTCACTCTTCAGGGAAAAGCTGGCCTTCAGTTCCTTCCTGATTGTGGATTGCTGCCTGAGGGTTGGGGTCCATGGTAAGATTGTGTCTCAGCCTCTCCCACCTGCTTTGATGTCaggtttttttctcatttgctcaATGTGTAGAAGTCGCTCCATTAACTTAggtatttttcagagaaaattgTTCCATACATAGCTGTAGATTTGATATGTTCGTGGGAGGGGGTGAGTTCAGAATCAGCCGTATCTTCTTCTTGAACTGGAGAAAatccatttctttccatttaattaaaacatttattgttttattgtttgcaCGTCACATATCAATATttgattgtatttttccattcttttttgttttgtgtggcAGTATGTCCTAAACCCACGGTCTCCCTTGAGAACAGGTAGCATGATTTTATACCTCTCAGTGACTAGTGATTGGTGGTAGTGGGCgctcaaaaatgttttttaattgaattatgtTGAAATTCTACTAAGCActcattaaatttaaattcaaaattagaAATAAGTTTTAGATCTTTTCCAGATTACTTAATATCAGATGTTTTCCCACTAAAACTAAGCCCTTTATCTTATCCTAGATTTGCCAAACTGCACCCATTATCTGCTCTTAGAAAAGATTGAAATGTGAGTCACACTTGAACAGACCCACTTATGGCGGGCAGATGGGGATTGAATCGTGGAGCATGCACTTCATGGGTACCTCTTAGGACATTTCCATGTGTGTAGCTCTGGGGGTAATGTCACATAATCTCTAAGCAGGTAGGCTCCTTCTGGTTACACTTaggattttaaaacttatttttagtttaattttatgtTTGGATTAAGATAGCTCTTGGCACTAACATACTTTTTTTGATGAAATCCATCCAAACatgaattgtttttattctttactctTCCCAGAGTGATGATTCTGACGTTTGGGATGATACAGCACTGATAAAAGCTTACGATAAAGCTGTGGCTTCATTTAAGGTATGAAATGTTTACCTTTTTCATTGATAATATTTACAGTAAATTGGTAAAGTGCATATTGTTCtaattttgaagattaaaatataacataggttagttaaatattttcctttagaaGTTGGGAGGTAGCCTGTCTACATGTCATCCCCTTAAGAGGGGTGATTTAACTggaattttaaacatttgttcCTTTTAATGTGCTTACATTGCGTAAAACTATGGAAGTCGTCTAATTCAGATTAGtctgaattataatttttaaacagttaaatctttattgaaataatgatgataaataGCAATAGTGCAGTGATTAATACTTTTAGAAGCTTTACAGTATTCTAGGCACTCTTCTAACTGCTTTACATATGTTTAATTAACTTAATCTGCCCCACATCCAGTTAGTTGGGTGTTAAGTCAGATGTTCCTGGTGGTAGGAATGTACAATTCTTGAAGGGGGTGTAGTCTGTTTTTGTGGCCCAAACAAGACATTTACACAGTTGTCCAACATCATCCCTTTACCCACTGTCGGAGGTATTTGGTCTCACTGAGCACCATGTGTGAGCCAGCAGTAGTCCAGGCAGAGAGCATGCCCTCGTACAGAACACCACGCATAGAGCCGCTCCCTTCCTGTAGTCATTCCTGTGCCGTGAGGTGGAAGGACCAAACCTGTGTGTCATGCGTGACACTGAACTCTAACTTTGTCGATAGCGTGGGTTCCCGTAGACGGGTAGATTAGAAGCACGCTAACGCAGGGAACCCAGAGAGCTCTGTAAAATGCAGATGAAAATGGGGCCGGTGCGTCATGGTGTAAGTGATATTGCAGAGGGAAGTGGTCTGAATAGAGAAAAAAAACCAATTTGAGGGAAAATAGTTTACTTTTAGTTGTGTTGAGTTTGAGGTAAATGTGAAGATATAAAATTGGTCATTAGAAATGTTGGATTGAACTAAGGAGAAAAGTCAGAGCTGGATAATAGCTTTGGAAGTCTGTTTGCATAGAGGTTGTAACTGAAGTAATAGCAGTACAGGTGATCATAATCAGGTCAGGAGGACAGCCAGCTCCGGGAATGCCCAAGTTTAAGGCTTGACCAGAGAAGCAGTAAGAGCACTGGGGCCGTGCACTGATATGTCATCCAGGCTGTCAGGAATACCAAAAAGGAAGGTGATCAGCTGAGTCCTGATGTGAACAGTTGAGAGTGAGGAGACTTGAttaaagggttttttgttttttgctttccaaagaaataaaaacaataattaattttgtttgtgAATCCTGACGGTTACAGGCCATCTCCGTCCACATGGCATCAGCTGGGGTGGCTCACCTGGGGGGTGAGGGATCTACTTTCATGGTGGTTCACTCACAAAGTTAGTGCTGACTTCTGCTAAGAGCTCAGCCAGGGCTTGTCTTCGGGGCCTCTGCTCTTCAACTGAGCCTCTTCACCATGAAGGGGTCTTTAGAGCTGATAAGCAGGTATATGGTGCCTTTTGGAGCAGTTTCCATAGTGTGTGGGAGGGTGAAAAGAGAAAGTAGAGGCTATCTGAGGGGGTGGGGCTTTGAGACCAGCTTAGAATGACTGAATTATATTGTGACTTTGTCTGAATCATTCTGTAACATGTacatttctgttcatattttcatAGCATGCTCTGAAGAATGGTGACATTTCTGAAGCTTCAAATAAACCAAGAGGCACGCCTAAAAGAAAACCTGctaagaagaataaaaaccagaaaaagaatacTACAACTTCCTTGAAGcaggttattttaaaacattgagatttaaCTTCAAAGAATTTCTTCCTATTGTTtattaaatagtataaaatatctttaactTAAATGATTGGTACATTGGTTTCCGTTGACATAATAATAACATTCTTAAAACTATTAAACTTTATTGTTTATTGACATGCTTGTCAATAAAAgcataaggaaaaggaaaagtataAGGTGGGACTCAGAAACACTAAACTCAGGACATGTTTTCTTTACTGGGGAGgcgagggtgggggagaaggcaGTGCTGTTGGGAGGGCTACCTGAGGGCCTTAAACTGAATTTGGCAGTATTTTACTTGTTAAACTGAGAAGTGggtatcctttttcttttcttcaaaaatcctaaaaatattaataccCAGAAACCTAAAATTCTGACTAGAGTCCTTTCTGCTATTTAAAATCGTAGACCTGGAAGCTAAATATTTCGGTGTCTCATTAGTCACTTTAGTTTCATTACCAAGGGGGAAGAGAACTGACATTGGTTAAGCATTTGCTATATGCCAGGCCAGAGGGGCTGGACACCTCATACCTTCCCTGCTTTTATTCTTCACAAGTGAATGAGGAGGATTGCATTACGTccacttaacagatgaggaaagtaagaCTCATAAAAACCTGTCCATGACTATAAAAATGGCAGAATTTATATGACAGGATTATACTGTGTTTATATTGGAATTCAGATTTACGTATTTTGGGCTGCAAGTTTTTTTCACTGTGTCTTTCTGCCTTCCCGATCAGTTAACTGGAGACTGTCccctccatccccttccccacccctcccaaaccAAAGTAGTAATTTaccatctttaaaagaaatgtgcatgtatctgtgtttgtttttgtagtGGAAAGTGGGTGACAGATGTTCTGCCATTTGGTCAGAAGATGGCTGCGTTTACCCAGCTACCATTGCTTCAattgattttaagagagaaaCCTGTGTTGTGGTTTACACAGGATATGGAAATAGAGAGGAGCAGAATCTGTCTGATCTACTATCCCCAGCGCCTGAAGTAGCTAATAATATAGAACAGAACGCTCAGGAGGTGAGAACACAAACTGGTTGTCAGTTTGATCCACCGAGGCATTAAATTTTCCTTAATGATGCctatagaacaaaaaaaaatgtgtgtttttttttttttaagaatgaaaatgaaagtcaGATTTCAACAGATGAAAGTGAGAACTCCTCCAGGTCTCCTGGAAATAAACCAAATAACTTCAAGCCAAAAGCTGCTCCATGGAACTATTTCCTCCCTCCGCCACCCCCCATACCAAGATCAGGACTGGGACCAGGAAAGGTAACTTCTACACAGAAAAGTTTCCCAGGAAATAATTAGTAACACCGAAACATTCAACATATATTCGAACCTTCCATTAAGGAAGTTGTAGATTTTCCCATGAAACTTTGTAGCTTTCTGTAGGTGTTACAAATACACACTTGAGGATTCTTCAGAAAGGAAGTGATAGTCGTGCAGAATAGTTTATAATGAAAAGCTTTTTTCAACTACTCTTACGGAGTATTAGGTATTAGACTAATAATTTAATGAACTTAAGTAGAAAGTATGATATTTTATCAGCTGACTATTCTGATAGTTCCCCAGGCCACTTGTGTAAGATATAAAAATTGCAAGTGAATACAGTACTTGCATCTAATACAAGTAGAATCCTAAAGGGCTCCCAGGTTGTTTTATAGAGGAAATgtaaatactgtttttctttatgCCTCTGTTGGTTATAAGGAACAAACCGATTTAAAAAGATCTATGTTTTAGGTTATGGCGTGGAGCCCAGGGAGGTGTGTCCCTGTCTGGTTGTTAGGTATGAAGCAGTGATTTCCCTGGAGGTCATGGTATtcaggaaataatatttttaagtaaaaatatctaGCATGACTTACTAAAACTTTTCCTTAAGATTTTCTGTGAAGTCTTTCTTGAGATTTATATCGTTAGTTTCTAGAATGATCAACCCTGttaatttatgtatgtgtgtctgtctgtctgtgtgtatgtatatatattgctTCATTGGTCTCAGGGGGCTGGTTTCTCTTACTAAGTAAAAGGTCTACTAATTTTTACAATACATGCTCTAAGTTAGCATACGCAACTACTGAAAGGACGTCTATAAAAAGATTATACAGTCTAGTTAATGAAGTTGTGGGGGATATGGTGGTTTATTATTGAAATATCTTGCTAAATACACTCTCTTGATTTATTaggtaattaaaatgttttcttacttTGATTTATCTCCCTGAATGTgtatagaaaagaaatgaaaaaaatctagatTTGTGATTCTGTTTGACTTCAGCATTTGGTACATGCAATTCTATTAAATCTTTCTGACttgttatcttaatttttttgacattaaatctttttttcctgttttcatatTGAAATCGGTAATTCTTCCTATGAAATACTTGTTACAGTCAGGTCTGAAATTCAAtggcccaccaccaccaccacctccgcCACTACCACCACACTTCCTGTCATGCTGgctgcctccatttcctcctggACCACCAGTAAGTAGCAAAGGAATTCTGACTTAACTTTGCTTTCATACATAGTTTGGGGTTTAGCAGAACATAGGTGATTAGGAATGTCATTTTAAACCATCCCTAGGGCCAGGTTTTAATGGGTAAAAATTTGAACTAAACCTTGGGTACTTTAATACCGTTCTCTACCAGACTTATTCCTCTTATTGCCCCAGCTCTTAGCCCTATATCGCCTGCTTCCTTCCTGGCAGAAATTGTATCTTACTCTATAGGAAGGTAGTTCCTACTTGAAAAGATTTAATTATACCACCCATAAGGATTTATGTTTTCTCCTTCCAGGTGTGCTTGGGTATTAGCTTCTGATCAAGTAGACTGTCCAGATATATAATGATAGACTTTAGGTAACAACAGTAGGCAAGGTACAAAGACACTTTTTGGCAAACTGTGTTGGGCTGGGAGCAGTGCAGATGTTCTACCCGAGGTCTTTATTTGAAAtgctgtttggatgtttgtttgttttttaaggaaaacCATCAAactattgggttggtcaaaaaatCCATTTGgtcttttccttaaaataaaagacacatttttccattttcaccaataacttcattgatttagatattttgagtatgttggctatctcccacatggtataatgttgactgttATTTGGTTGTTATtgacttcaactggtctgcccgaccatggagcattgtccagcgagaaatctccagcatgaaacttcacaaaccacttttgacacgtttgatcagtcacagcaccttctccatatactgcacaaatccttttttgcatttcagttgcgtttttacctttcttgaaataataaagcataatgtgttgaaaatgttgcatattttcttccatcttcaatattaaaatggctacacaaaaattcagttttgataagtttttttaaatgcacgctgatatgacagctgtcatgatacagtctaacagaattgtttACTGGTAGAGCCTTCTTATGGAAAacaccaaatgaactttttggccaacccagtatttgtGCTTGGTCTTCCAACCATGGCTTCAAAATGGAACCAGAAAGTAGTTCTTAAAgcaaaatgtttaaacattttttgtgcCCTATTATCTTTTGAATGTTGTTCAGTTTAATTTTGTtggccttttgttgttgttactggttggcttttcccaaatgtcaggtttttaaaaaattttaagtagataACATGGATTTAAACATACAGTTAATATCCAGCATTGTCTCTGTAAAATGGATCTCCAGACTTCacattttaaagtatgtttttctccatttccagataattcccccaccacctcccataTGTCCAGATTCTCCTGATGATGATGATACTTTGGGAAGCATGTTAATCTCTTGGTACATGAGTGGCTATCACACTGGTTACTATATGGTAAGTGATCACTCAGCATCTTTTCCCAACACTGTGGTTATGTGACTTTGTTGTacttgtgattaaaaaaatgatttgttatGTTGAGCAGATCCTAAGGGTTAGGAACTAccttaaagtttaaaaagtacaGCTTTTTGTTTAAGGCTTATATTACTCTTCTGTTGTCCCTACCAAGTGTGATTGTagtgcatttaaaaatctttcatgtTATTAGATTATTTTGAttataggctggcactcaatctaacgagccactccagccagagcaccattaatattcttttttaaaagctactcttcagccctggccaggtggctcagttggttggagcactgtcctatGTACCAAAgtgttgggggttcaatccccagtcagggcacatgcctaggttgtgggttcaatcaccGATCAGGGCGCATAAGGGAGGcggctgatcaatgtttctgtctcacattgatgtccctctctttctgtctatccttccctttttattctctaaaattggtgaaacatatcctcaggtgaggataataaataaacaaacaaacgttcattgattctagagagagagaaacattgatgtgaaagagaaatcagCTGCCTCCCGCGCACACCCCAATCCAGATTTgaacctacaaccctttggtgtacaggatgacgcttcaaccaactgaactactcaGCCAGGGCAAAGTTCCCCTTTTAATGACCAGAAAGATAAGAGTGACAAAGTAacagtttatttgttttaagacCAGTTATCTAACTATCTGAGCTTCCTTCTTCTGCACTTCAGATTtctctgcatatttttaaattatgaaatattttagaaatcaataTGTATAACATAAAGTTTTGACataatttatgtttgttttcaaattttttagacagagaaagataGAGCCAAGGGCAGGGGAATTCATTCATAGCTCTGTTACCCAGATTCACtgtactttgggtttttttttttttacttattttaaggtCCATATTATGTATAGGTTCATggttttgtttgtcagttttaCCACAGTCTTAAGTTGATATGGATCTTACTGTTTTCTGCTTTGCTAGCTCTGGCGacagtttaaaaatatgaatgtatTGTACTAATGTGTTATATTTGACTTGAaggatgaaatgaatgaaaattagaGTTAACTAAATTGTATTTATAAACATCCTTATTGCATGTATTTGATTGTACTATGTTAGTAAAGCCTAGCAGATTTTCAGTGGACTTCTAACTGTGGTTCTGGTAAACAAAGTACGGGTGTTGCCGTGTCTTTCATGAGTTCATGCACCGGTTTTGGGAAAGCTGTCTTGTCCAGAATATTCGCCAGAAATTCAGAGCTACCCTATGACTAACTTGTTCCAGAGAAGTGATCTTTACTTTTATGAATATTGTTTGCATATCTACATAAATTAAAGTAACAACATATGCTTATATTCAGAAATATGAAGAAATCGTAGTTTCCTagttcttgtattttttttgtctctttgaaAATTTTACCACTGAAAAGCAGCGACTACTCATTGTCAGGTTTTCCAACAACTTATCAGAGAGTGTTGCCCTCAGCTAACAATCCTTAACCATTGCTCCACAGGAGCACATGTGGTGGACAGTTTGCTCCCTGTTCAGGGCAGCCAGATAGGATTTGGGTttacttctgccttttctcttcctAGAGATCCCAGCAGAATGCAAATGACTAAGAATAATGTTAATGGAATAACATAAATTGGTTATAACTTTGATACTCATTAGTAACAAATCGCTATTAATATGTCTTATGACCTATAAGGTATAGATGAGTAGTGAAATGGAGAGCTGTTACACATGTAGAAGGCATTAAGGCCAGGTCGTTTGGGCTAGGTTTGACCAgaagaacaataaatatttactaattttttttttaacttctaaaatgtTTTTGAGTACTGATTTTTATTGGTCTTTTCTTAATAAATGAGTGTGacaattagatttttttaaaagattttatttatttctagacagaggggaggggagggagaaagagagggagagaaacatcagtgtgtggttgcctctcgagtgccccctactggggacctggtcacaacccaggcatgtgccttgactgggaattgaactggcgaccctttggttcacaggccaacactcgattcactgagccacaccagccagggcgacagTTAGATGTTTTATTTGATGGAAATAAGGTGTGTAAGTGTGCTCTTGAACATCATTGGACTGAAATCAgcagaagtgaaagaagaaaatttcttaATTACAGCCTAATTGTATACTTTGGGATCACTTTTAAAGCACCTTGGAGGGCTATAAACTTATTTCCCAATGACATTTATTTTGTCAAATAGAATGAGTAAAATATCTTATgtgaaacaaaatgtttatttacatcTGTATAAAATCTGTAtgctattcttttaaatttttttattttccttatagggtttcaaacaaaatcaaaaagaaggaagatgCTCACATTTTAATTAAGGAGTAAGTGTGCCATCATTATAGAAGGGACTCTACTGTGTAAATTTTATAGTttgtggaaaacattttttaaaatgtaatgttaaaaagtagaaaattaatataaaacaatattaaagaCATTTTGATAACAGAACTATTTGataaaagatttatatatatatatcccctcTGGAATTCTCATGTTATCCAGACATCATTTCACCAAATACTTGCTGGCGGTGGTGTGGAAAGAAAAACATACTGTTCAACAAAGACATCCTTAGAATCACTGACGAAACTGCATCACTGTGGGCAGCAGCCAGACGTGCCTTTTCACTGGGGAGGTGGCATGAAACCACTGTTGCCTATGATGTGCTCTGGTCCAAAAGTGTAACAAAGTTAATCAGGCCTTTAAGATGGACTTCCCATTTGCCAGAAATACTGGGGACAGAGCAGCAAGTTAACTGGTACTACATGCACATACAATGATCAGACAGCTCCACAGTGCGGAATGTTGTAGAAGGTACCTGGCGTTTCTGTAAAAAGTCAGTGTCACGAAAGAAAAAATGGCATGGAATGGGTTACTATGTTAGTTTAAAAGTGACTTGAAAGACACACAGCAAATACAGTGTGGTATGTTTCACCGGACCTGGTTTGAAAAGATGTGGGGGTTGAGGAAATTTGAATATGGATtggattttaaatgatattaGATAATTATCGCTAATTTTATGAGCTGTGATAAGGGTATTATAGTTTATAGAAGAATATCTTTTTAAACTTGTATACTAGAGTATTTATAAGTGAAGTGTTAGAATGTCTCTTTGTAAACATTTAATCCTCCcacaaggacatgcttattaaatTCAGACGGTGGGGgtggagaaacatcagtgtgagagagaaatagcgATTGGTTGCctcgtgtgtgccctgaccaggaatcccgCCCGTGACCTTTCTGTGTACAGAACAATGCTCCCAGTGTGTATGGCTGTTGAATCTAAGTGGTGGTTGTGCATGGATATTCATTGTactgttttttctattttctgtgtatatgaaattacataataaaaatgttcaatatttttaagCTAAATTAGTAAAAGCTATATGTCTATCATTATATTCCTATTCCACATAATTACACTTCAGGTCTGTATTTGTCTGCATGACGGTATGAATGCCATCATGTATGTCTGTGGCCCCACTTCACAtcacatttttaatgctttttctttttctgtcagaTTGCTGACATGTTATGCCATTATTTCCTCAGTTCACTAGCTTTCGGCATTCTGGGCAACGTTACAGAAAATGCCTCCTTATATGTAGTCATTTGATTCTATTCTGTCATAACCTTAAGGTAAACTTCTGTGTTGTGACtgacaaaaattaaagatattatgATTTTTGGTAGATgtttccatgaaaataaaaaaaaaatttttttagagagaggggaaggaagggagacagaaaaggagagaaacatcagttggttgcctctcacacacccccatctggggacctggcctgaaagccaggcatgtgccctcgcTGGGCACTGAACTGGCAACTGTTGGGTTTGCGGGATGACCCagcccaatgagccacaccagtcagggcttgaaaggcatcttttaaaaaatatatctcctttttgattttcaaaatggGAGATGCATTTCTGGGAGggcatttttttaattacataaatcaCATTTGAAAGTCTAATTGCCTGCACGGCATTCTTTGATTAAAGTCTTTCATTCAGTTGAAGTTCTTCAGCTAGGTTATTCAGCAAGTCTGAAAAGGTGAGTAGAAAAATTAGGCAGGTGGTGAAGTGGGTTAAAATATCCTAGTCGGAGAATATACAAAGCCAGAAGCATGTATATTCTATAAACAAATCCTGCAAGTAGGTGAATGGTTTTGAAAGTTAATTGTAAGGGAATATATGTAACATTTTGAATATGTCAAGTAGTATATTTGGAATAGCTTTTGTAGCAACTAGTTTTCGAGGtttgaaattctgattttttttattactagttATTGTGACACATAAAtttaccttttatattttaaaatggtgtaTGATTGTGAGTTGAGCTATATTCCACTTTAAATAAAACCAGTACTTGGTTTCCAGGC is a window of Desmodus rotundus isolate HL8 chromosome 1, HLdesRot8A.1, whole genome shotgun sequence DNA encoding:
- the LOC112321098 gene encoding survival motor neuron protein isoform X1 — encoded protein: MAMGGGGGGGVPEQEDSVLFRRGTGQSDDSDVWDDTALIKAYDKAVASFKHALKNGDISEASNKPRGTPKRKPAKKNKNQKKNTTTSLKQWKVGDRCSAIWSEDGCVYPATIASIDFKRETCVVVYTGYGNREEQNLSDLLSPAPEVANNIEQNAQENENESQISTDESENSSRSPGNKPNNFKPKAAPWNYFLPPPPPIPRSGLGPGKSGLKFNGPPPPPPPPLPPHFLSCWLPPFPPGPPIIPPPPPICPDSPDDDDTLGSMLISWYMSGYHTGYYMGFKQNQKEGRCSHFN
- the LOC112321098 gene encoding survival motor neuron protein isoform X2, which translates into the protein MAMGGGGGGGVPEQEDSVLFRRGTGQSDDSDVWDDTALIKAYDKAVASFKHALKNGDISEASNKPRGTPKRKPAKKNKNQKKNTTTSLKWKVGDRCSAIWSEDGCVYPATIASIDFKRETCVVVYTGYGNREEQNLSDLLSPAPEVANNIEQNAQENENESQISTDESENSSRSPGNKPNNFKPKAAPWNYFLPPPPPIPRSGLGPGKSGLKFNGPPPPPPPPLPPHFLSCWLPPFPPGPPIIPPPPPICPDSPDDDDTLGSMLISWYMSGYHTGYYMGFKQNQKEGRCSHFN
- the LOC112321098 gene encoding survival motor neuron protein isoform X3, with translation MSLERRSDDSDVWDDTALIKAYDKAVASFKHALKNGDISEASNKPRGTPKRKPAKKNKNQKKNTTTSLKQWKVGDRCSAIWSEDGCVYPATIASIDFKRETCVVVYTGYGNREEQNLSDLLSPAPEVANNIEQNAQENENESQISTDESENSSRSPGNKPNNFKPKAAPWNYFLPPPPPIPRSGLGPGKSGLKFNGPPPPPPPPLPPHFLSCWLPPFPPGPPIIPPPPPICPDSPDDDDTLGSMLISWYMSGYHTGYYMGFKQNQKEGRCSHFN